In Dehalococcoidia bacterium, the DNA window GTTCCAGTTCAGGCCCTCACGGGAGCATGCCAGCTTCAGGTCCTTCGAGCTGAAGCCGCTCCGGCCGCTCTGTCCACCGAACGAGCCGAGAAGAATCGCGGACGCCAGCCCCTGCCCGATGGCCTCGGTCCGGTAGTCGCCGCCGCGTTCCTCGTCGAAGATGCCGGCATTGGATCGGTCCCCCATGACGTCGGCCGCCGCGACGGACTGATACGCGGGCCCCCACAGGCGTGTCAGCGCCGCCTGCAGCGCATCGACAGACCAGCGCACATGGCACGGCTGGATCAGGTGCTGCGTCTCAGTGTTCCCTTGCCGGCGCTTCCAGAGGTCGCCGACGATGCTCGCGAGCAGGCGCAGCACGCCGCGCGTCCGCTGGAAGTCGGGGTGGCTGCCCCAGCGGGTGTAGAGGGCGTCGATGAGCAAGGGATGGAACGGATAGGCGCGCTGAAGCTGCTCGCGGTACGTGTTCTTAGCGGCCTCCGAAGGCACTTCGCCGGCGTGGGCCGCGTACATCGCCTGATAGACCTGGGCAACCTTCTTGGGATAGTCCGGCTCGCTTTCCGGCGCGATGGACTCGAACAGGCGGGCGCGGACGACCTCGTAGATCTCCTCGTCCGCGACGGGCTTGACGTCGGCCCCGAGGCGCTGGAAGCGCTTTTCCAATGCCACGAAGGCTTCCTGACCCTTCTCGCTCTGGGCGACCTCGTACTTGCTCGCCGGGAGAGTAGCGACTACGACGGCCCCCGGCACCTGCTGCACGGACTCGGTCAGCTGCTGGACGAACGAGACGGTTTGATCGGCGAGGCTCGTGTCGCCGACCGGCACGGCGGCCGCGCCCACACAGTAGTCGGCCAGCTCGTCCAACAGAATAAGGCAGGGCGATGCGGCTTGCAGGATCTCGAAGAAGAGCCCCTGCGGGACCCTCTGGCTCTCGTCGTTCGCCCGCACG includes these proteins:
- a CDS encoding DUF499 domain-containing protein, whose amino-acid sequence is MSDTLKPWYAVATPHEDIREGRLAEAVFAANVWAVVQGTAPEVYLDPEEFFRKTYVTTGLSTVLNRVAGALRGGGETGDRIISLQTAFGGGKTHTLVALWHLAKHSDRLKGSPNAELLRKAIGGRLPEKVKGVAVFTNQTCDATQGRKVEAGVHLRTVWGELAYQLGGKALYERVRANDESQRVPQGLFFEILQAASPCLILLDELADYCVGAAAVPVGDTSLADQTVSFVQQLTESVQQVPGAVVVATLPASKYEVAQSEKGQEAFVALEKRFQRLGADVKPVADEEIYEVVRARLFESIAPESEPDYPKKVAQVYQAMYAAHAGEVPSEAAKNTYREQLQRAYPFHPLLIDALYTRWGSHPDFQRTRGVLRLLASIVGDLWKRRQGNTETQHLIQPCHVRWSVDALQAALTRLWGPAYQSVAAADVMGDRSNAGIFDEERGGDYRTEAIGQGLASAILLGSFGGQSGRSGFSSKDLKLACSREGLNWNYADGALLELENRCFYLHTATAGSLGKRYWFGTKPTLNKLVVQYRQQSAKENFGEEILEDLRAESQKGALAGATWRVIVNPAEDLPEQKSLTLLVLPPSLAWDENGGAKEAIQERV